The Xyrauchen texanus isolate HMW12.3.18 chromosome 33, RBS_HiC_50CHRs, whole genome shotgun sequence region aagcaaagaaaaaaaaattattatccaaCACACTTTTAAATAAGCGATAGGATGTAGAGACTATGGTTACATGCACATACTGTGTTGCACTTTTCTATGAGAGTTCTGATTTCAGGCTTGACTTTTTCAATCAGGTCCACCAGCTTGCCATTGCTTTTCATCATTCCACCAGGCATGACAAAGACCTTGGTCCCACCAACTACAAACAGAAATcaagtgcaatatgtaatataactTTAGACATTTGCCTAATTGAAGATATTGTTATCTGGGCAGGAAAACTAACCTTTGTCTTCTCCTGCACCATCTTCAAGTTTTCTCTTTTTAGCATTTTGCTAATGAAGAAATATGTCAATGTTACTAGCTGGTCTTACTGTCtcaaaaaacatgatattttgaatttattttgcGCCACACAGCTTAAACCAAATCTTTTCAAACATCCCATTTAGGAATTGTATATCCCTCTTTAAACCTGAAATGCTTCTGACTAGGGACGCACCAATATAAACAATAATGATTGGCCGATTTGCCACTTACGTTATTTTGTCATTAGATTACCGTTTTGCTTTggaattgtaaaaaaattaattattgttctaaaaataaacaattatgaaTTGGATCTGTTGAATACATGGCAGGCCAAAAATTTAAAGAGCCagaatgagaattttttttttatatacattaaatcatgatgattgatgtgaaaaatattattttgtacttctaaatCAGTTTTGCAGTTCAAAATAACAGAGCACATGATAAATTCacatgtttatactgtatataatagaacatcacaaattcatattatgcatatgttgggcaattccaagGAAATGTCATATACATTATGGATAAATACATTTTACCATTGGAACAAAACACCcttttaaaaggtgcactcagtaatattttttttttcaaaaaaaaaaaaaaagttaaactcccagagacatgaattgtaattttgcaatacatgtaggaaatcatgaacattcacattaaaatgaactccAGATGTATAAGTAAtgttataaaagcagttttcttctacatggagagggtccgcaaaGGGGATGTAAAGTagcgaattacaaatactcacgttactgtaattaattcGTTTCCCCCAAGAATTGTACTTGTTTAAAAATTGAATACTTTtatttgagtatattttaagtgctgtaactgaaCTTTTAATGCGCTATTTTCTCACCGCCTGTGTTTGCTATTCCATGTCCTGattttttttatctatcaacgTGATTGGGTAGGGAGAGTCTCCTGAATATCatcaaatcaaacataaaaaaaacttgaacggcaacTGCAGATTTGGTGCCAACTGTTTTGGATGTGGAGGACGCGCctcaaacacattttcaacacctgaacatcacggccgcaaatgaaagggattttcgcagtgaaaaaggccaattgtttgactgtgtcatgtgagtttaacttgctcaagccagatttcagcattaatcctgccttgaAGGAACATATCAAggcaaatttcatatttctgcttactagattcggtgtctaaaatgtaagatGCAAATGATCCATCACTGAGATTATTCAATATAATTTGATcacgatagcaagacaaccactggttggttgatagatgaaatataaaagattgactaattcctgatgtctgtagctgcgcactgtttgattgacaggtggctaatgtttgtaCACTAATGCAGTTACACGCCTAAATGGTCAAacacactttataattccaccaatgcccgtcttggtgaggatttaatgtaaacgcagtcagtTTGGTCTGAAGTTaatgtaaacagtgggacaaaaagcgcatttgcatcaaaatgttgaacttaaagtgtacatgtaaccgaattgaacactgtctagtaggcaatgacatataaaggctattaatcaagcaacaataacaaggaaacaagaaaaccactcactaatATGAATTCTCACTGAATAACTCgagtagctttaaaaatattaatgtaatagaataagtgacatttttaataataatattaaaaaaaaatatatatatatatatatatattttttttttttaaataatcaacatttgcagagcaatacttcagcagaatgtcccaccagtcacaaacttcagaaatttgtgcatcatgcattagaatgagaacaactATTTCttgtcttaaaatatatatttcttgtcTATAATagatcaatgtggaacattgtatctcgaAAAGAGGAAAATGTGCCCCCCccgtgctacttaaagaaatggttccctcaaaaatgaaaattctcttatcatttacctcactctcatgccattccagatgtctatgactttcttgaacagaacacaaattaagattttagaagaatatttaagctccgtaggtccatacaatacaagtgaatggataccaaaCTGAcattacaaaaagcacataaaggcagcaaaaaagtaatccatatgactgtggttaaatccatgtcttcagaagtgaaatgataggtgtgggtgagaaacagatcaatattataaGAATTTCAAGAAGTtcttctccctgtccagtagatggcgatatgcatgacgaTTGTGAATAACcttcactttttgtttttggtgaaagtggagattgactgaacagggagaattaaaataaaaaaattgacttaaatattgatctgtttctcacccacacctatcatatctcttctgaagtctgatttaaccactggagtaggcTACTTTTAGGCTGACgtctttggagcttcaacattttggcacccattcaattgcattgtatggaccaaaagagctgagattttcttcttaaaatcttaatttgtattctgctgaagaaagaaagttatacatatccgggatggcataagggtgactaaaggagaattttcatttttgtgtgaattattcctttgaagtCCGATGTggccccagaaccaaacaaatgGTCCAACGCATTTATTGTGTGggacatgatgtgccaagtgaccctgtttttttttttttttttactttttcattccttgcattgttttgaacatgttttatgcacaacagtaaCTCTGTCAACATTAAAGGAAATTTAGACATTACACAAACTGATTTTACTGTAATGGTTTCATAAATTACGATATAAATTGGGGATCATTGTAATGAAaatcatcttttaatttctgtaatcatgtcacccttttattttttccatcagattcatgtagtgtttacagcatCACAGATAAGTgatgtacagtgggtacggaaagtattcagacccccttacattttttactctttgttatattgcagccatttcctaaaatcatttaagttcattttctttcctcattattgtacacacagcaccccatattgacagaaaaacacagaattgttgacatttttgcacatttattaaaaaagaaaaactgaaatatcgcatggtcctaagtattcagaccctttgttcagtatttagtagaagcacccttttgatctaatacagccatgagtctttttgggaaagatgcaacaagtttttcacatctggatttgggtatcctctgccattcctccttgcagatcctctccagttctgtcaggttggatgagtaagcgttggtggacagccattttcaggtctcaatggggtttaagtcagggctctggctgggccattcaagaacagtcacggagttgttgtgaagccactcctttgttattttagcggtgtgcttagggtcattgtcttgttggaaggtgaaccttcggcccagtctgaggtccagagcactctggagaaggttttagatccaggatatccctgtacttggcgcattcatctttccctcgattgcaaccagtcgtcctgtccctgcagctgaaaaacacccccacagcatgatgctgccaccaccatgcttcactgttgagactgtattggacaggtgatgagcagtgcctggttttctccacacatacagcttagaattaaggccaaaagttctatcttggtctcatcagaccagataatcttatttatcaccatcttggagtccttcaggtgttttttagcaaactccatgcgggctttcatgtgtcttgcactgaggagaggcttccgtcgggccactctgccataaagccccgactggtggatggctgcagtgatggttgacttactacaactttctcccatctcccgactgcatctctggagctcagccacagtgatctttgggttcttctttacctctctcaccaaggctcttctccccgatagctcagtttggcggatggccagctctaggaagggttctggtcgtcccaagcgtcttccatttaaggattatggaggccactgtgctcttatgaaccttaagggcagcagaaattttttgtaaccttggccagatctgtgccttgccacaattctgtctctgagctcttcaggcagttcctttgacctcatgattctcatttgctctgacatgcactgtgaggtctaaggtcttatatagacaggtgtgtggctttcctaatcaagtccaatcagtataatcaaacacagctggactcaattgaaggtgtagaaccatctcaaggatgatcagaagaaatggacagcacctgagttaaatatatgagtgtcacagcaaagggtctgaatacttaggaccatgtgatacttcagtttttcttttttaataaatgtgcaaaaatgtcaacaattctgtgtttttctgtcaatatggggtgctgtgtgtacaataatgaggaaaaaaatgaacttaaattattttagcaaatggctgcaatataacaaagagtgaaaaatttaagggggtctgaatactttccgtacccactgtatttttaaaagttgtcagtcacaaatacctatatttttattctttctggcaaacagccataaaagagAATGAAAATtatggtatgtgtgctacattttcaAATTGCAGCAtaagagtttttattataaaaggGCATAGCTTCCACAACTCCGTACTCAcgagtacttttaaattagctactctCTTCAGTAGTTTTTAGGaaaggtacttttactctactcaaaatatgttttttaagtagTAACggcacttttacttgagtattatttttcagtactctttccacccctgagggctgccatgttagaatcatatGAATACTACTCGCTTGATCTCAGTAACCATACTGATatttcatggctgactgtgaatactattATACATTTCTTTAAAGGCATCCGAAACTGAAAGctattgatttgaaatgatgctgcatccaagccactaggtgtcagtccaagatgacacagacATAACTTACCGAGTGTACCTTTTAGTTATTCTGTGGTGTAATGGATAATGATGTCCAAACCACTAGTCACtttcttacacaatgctgactgaatTGCTAAATGCAGCCTATATTTGATCCATCAAAGTTTTGTAATCATGCAAGACCAAATTGCGATTACAGTCTTAATCAATTGCatagccttaatggataccataccaatGTCAAAGTTGgcaggtttcaaagcattttggataGTTAACtcatgtacactggcagccaaaagttttgaataaatgtacatattttgcttttatggaaagaaatcgccactttggtgaatacaagtaccattcaactgatcaaatgtatagttagtacattaataatgtgaaaaattactattacagtaacttattaaactacttcaaagtgttctcatcaaaaaaacctccacatgcagcaatgacagctttgcagatcctagGCATTTTAGCTGgcaatttgtccagatactccggtgacatttcaccccacacttcctgtagcacttgccatagatgtggctgtcatgtcgggcaattctcacgcaccttacagtctagctgatcccacatatgttcaatggggttaatatccataacactattttccaattatctgttgtccaatgtctgtttctctttgcgtttttctgtttcaaaagtggctttttctttgcaattcttcccataaggcctgcaccactgagtttctctttactgttgtacatgaaactggtattgagcgggtagaattcaatgaagctgtcagctgaggacatgtgaggcatttatttctcaaactatagactctgatgtacttgtcctcttgtttagttgtacatctggtcttccacatctctttctgtccttgttagagccagttgtcctttgtctttgaagactagtgttcactttgtatgaaatcttaattttggcaatttaaagcattgaatagccttcattcctcaaaacaatgattgactgtgtttctagagaaagcagtttcttttttgccatttttaccaaatattgaccttcagacatgtcagtctattgcatgtattattccaaacttttggccatcagtgtaTATAGGTAAGTATCACTTTTACACCTGCAACATCAGTGGTTTTTGAGAACgagaaattaaatattacattttcttaGGAGTACCAACATCTCTACATTCTGTTGCCATCATGATTTCTGTATTCTTGAGTTTTTACAAACTGGGATAATTCATTATAAATTAATCATTGCATTTATATACCAGCATTTTCATGCTTAAAAAATGATTTGCCAacggttttaatttggtcaataattggccgataaatatcaGTGGTtgatacatcagtgcatccctacttatGAATGGTACAGCAATTAAGAAACCAATCCCTAAAAGTGACTTCTTACCCCCTCAAGTCCATCGTGGATGTCTGTAAGAAGAATCGGGTCTGGCACCGTTAAGTTGATCTCTGAATGAATTTCTTTTAGCTCACGGATATTAATTATGGGATCCTGAAGGAGGCAATAAATATTTGACTAATTGTGTTTTGTACAGTGAGAATAGAAGAAATTATTGCTTCAATTCCTAGAATGCCTCATGATCTAAACTAAGCACTTACCTTCAAAAACTGATCCAGCTCTAACAACTTCTTTGGGAAAAAGTTTGCAACCAGGTCTTCAGCCTAAATTCAATAAAAGAAAGTCAGATGTCACCACAGCAATATTTAAATAAgttcataaatataaaatgtataaactcACCTCTGCAGTAATTCGTTCCCTGAAAGCATCAACCTGGCAAGACAAGATCAAATTCAAATATTCATTCACTTTTAAACCTGAATATGAAACAGACAACTATCAATTACCTCTGTTTTACGGTCATGTACTGTTAAATGTCATTTCGGGAGAAACAAAACCCATAACAATCGGCGGCCCGTCTATTTTAGGATGTTGAATGTTATCAACAACAAACCATGGCCGGTTAGTCTCACAATCCTCAGTGCAAACCCTTGCGAACATAATAGAAGATCTTAATGCAGTTTTATTCAGCTATTGTCAAAATCAAGGATAAAAAAGGCACGAGCTTCTCCCGCTGCTAACTGACGCAGCGACATGTTGCTGTGCTACAAACACGCTTCATCCACGCTCACGCCACGCTGTGTGAAAGCTTACGCCTCTCACTGAAGACTTGGTGCGTATAATCagcaagtattttttatttacaatatgcATCATGGTTTATAAGACAGGGCCGATTTTAAAAAGCAACTGAGCGCTTGAAAGTTGGCTAACGCGCTCGCGATGTAACTCACGCGCAAGCCGGATTGCCCGTTATAACAGGCTAGCTCAGCTGGCAGCTAACATTTACAAACTACATGCGAGTATTCATTATTTAAGAAAAACGGGTGGTATTTACCTTTGTTTTGATTTCATTGTCCACCTTAAGAAGCGAAGACATCGTATTAATTCAATAAATTAGAAAAGTTAGGGATTGTCCTAAAAGCATTCACTAACCGTGTGGCTCACTAACTGATGTCAGCCACAAGGCACTGGCGCGCGTCTAGATGACGTAGACACCTCGAGACGACTTCAAAAAGACGTGTTGCGCAAGACTTGGCGATGGCCCTgtcatttcttttcatgtttgtttttttcctgtttcatttaattttatatacTGTTTTGTGCAGAGCCATCCATTGTAAATTGTCTATGCTGATTGTAAAGTGAAAGCTTTTTTAGTTGTACTgattgtgctaaaaaaaaattattaaaaaaattaacaaagacGTGACAATTGATCCTAAGGGGTTAATAAATTGAGACTGAccattttccaaaatgttttggatcgacttttgtcattttaaaaaaaatacaattaaataacataaaaaacattgtttaaggatgtactgtttttttaaagcattagtaCGTGATTACTGattgtcaagtaatttttatttgtatagtttttttttgtgcttttcacaacacacatcatttcaaagcagctttacagaaaattatgctttcaCTAAAATTTTACTGTGATTGAACTTGCGCTATAATTTTATTcttcttattctttttttaattaatttgaatcaattataaataatactttaatttctttctctttattatgattttttcacTGTTCTTAAGTTATTTAAAATTTTgttgtttgtcttttatttttcattctctttattatttctaaagcattttaaatgtccattgtttattaaatgtgttgcataaataaaatttaattgtcTTTTATTCTTTAATTTGGTAATTAgaatccttttatttatttatttagggtgATGTAAGCTAAAGTGGGTCACTTTTTGGTAAATCATCTAGAACAGCATTAAAATGTCAAAGCTCATTTTCTACActgctgtttgtttgttaataCAGGCCCCTTGTATCACTTTATGTTGAAAATGATGAGAAAAAACAACTGTTTAAGCCTAAGTGCTAATTATATGTCAAAAGTCCCCCTATATGTCATCATTGCTGTTTACATGTAAAATTGGCCATGCCTTCGTCAAAAAATGGGCCACTGAATCTGTAAAGCAAAACCATCATTCTGAATAAAGAAATGTGctcttttaattttttacaattattcatttaattaataacaatgcattgtaatacatttattgtggcatGAAAATAAATGTGGTAAATGTGTGTTGTGGGGGAGGTTAAACTGAGAGAGATTGAGGTGGATTTGTAGGTACAATATATAACATTAACAAGGACATAACTTTAAAAGGATTCCCTTATAAAAGTccctaaattaattatttatattctgTGTTAAGGCTGATAATCTGTCTTGACACTTCTAATAATGTATTtctaatttctttttaattttatgtGTAAAGGTTTTTTAGTCATACCAGTTTTAATTAAATGGGGATAGatgtttgtcagtgtgtgtgtgcgcattcaTACATTACTAATATAACACATCCACATTTTTTAGAAGTTTAAATGAGAGAAACCAACAAAATATCTCTTATATAGTGGCCCATTTCAGCTAAAACATAGTGGCCCATTTAAGCTGATTGGGGTTTGCTAAAATGGGCAACTAAATAGTCCTTTTCATCAAATAATTAGGTTTTTTTGCAaatcatagattttttttttttaaaataaagatcaTCATTACATTATTAATGATACATTAAATTTAGCTATTCAATAGTTGCTTATGAATATACACAGTAAACCTTATATTTTTAAAGGTGCAGTTAGCATGCCAGTACACTAATCCTATGTTTTTCCAATCCAGCTTCTGCTAAATGATTTGTCTACCTTAGACAACCTTAAATAACTCAGACAAATGAAATCAACTACATGTCAAATACTATTGTTGCAGCTGTTTAAAACTGTTGTGATTGGACATTGAAatgtaaaggaatgttccaggttcaatacaagctaaaggaataattcacccaaaaatgaaaattattcacttaccctggcaccatcccagatgtgtatgactgtctttcttaagcagaacacaaaagaaggtttttagaagaagatagagctctgtcagttcCTTATAATGAAAGCAAACAGGTGCCAGCAATTTGACGgcccaaaagtcacatttaggcagcataaaagtaatccacggactccagtcgatcaatcaataacttctgaagcaaatcactaagtttgtgtaaaaatgtaataaataataaaaattgtattaactTTAAAAAGCGAATCCCGCCAACAGCTGATGTGAGTTCACATGAGAATTTGGAAGTGGCGCTTATTTACATCTATCGATTTGCTTCataagacattcattgattgtctggagttgtgtggattacctGTATGCTGCTTAAATATGACTTATGGACCTTAAAAGGCTAGCACCCATGTAGTTCCATTATAAGGACCATATACATTTATGGTTTTAGTGTTAACTGCGTTATGTCCtcattgcaaaaaaataataataataaaaaaatttaaataaaaattaattggatataactttacacagaaaatgttagtaagtgaatTTATCACACCAGGAACgactcaaaataaatgtttatggtaaggaacattatgccacaatgatGTTGACTGAGCATAACTCGCATTGGGACCCAGAATAACACTTGAAAGTACCATGGCACTCCAGCCTTATCTGCCCCATTTTCACTGATGGCCCACTTTAGCTGACATCAccctatttatttattgaaaatgaaaccaagccatatgaaaaaaatattaatttatttaaaaacaaaacctgTGTACCTGTGCttccttttaaaatatttttttttaataatgtgctgtcatcatatttaatattattacacTTATTAACCATTTCCcccaaatatacagtattttatgtatgtatacGCATATACATACATGAGCATACAGCTcagcaggggcgtcggactgggggggtaaagggtaccgagtacccagggcccgaggcagggggggccccttagaagtcagttttctatacatacatatttggtacgggggcccagcaagatggtttgtacccagggcccaaaatttggtgctacgcccctgcagCTCAGCGTGTTTATTATTTTctctgtgaaaaaaatatttcgtGGAATCACGATATAAGCACTTGCAAGACATCATAAAATACTTTCAACATCCGTGTTCAACCCTTAatataaaaagttaatatttaagTTCCGATGGAAATGTGAGACACTTCCTGTCACATGGGTTGGGGGCGTGTACGAATCCAGCGATGTAAACAAGAACGCGAAAGACAAGTCTCACAGTGTTGACACCAGCACGGTTATTCAGAGCAGCACATCCTCGCATCAAACTGCTGCCGTACAGTCATGAACCTCCCCGTCACTGTCAAAGTGAACTTCAGGGGCAACGTCAAGAAATTTCCCGTCTTGGACACGAACAAAGCACAGTGGGAGACTGCGGAGGCCTGGGTAAGGAGTCATTAAGCCTTGCTCGGTGACGTTGATGTGGGGACGTTTACATTTCTTGGTCCTGAAGGCCGTAGCCGAGGCCTACATAAACAAACCTGAACCTTAAACTTCAGTCAAAACACGCGATCCTATAATTGCAGATATGTTTAACATATATGTCAATTAGATAATTTATCTAAATTCCAGTGATGTATATACATTTCAACAAAATGTCATCATTTGATCTTGACCTTTCTGTTCGGCCATAACTCAGATGACAGCTTGTAAATAAAGCGTAGCGttggaaaatattgtttttaacctTACTGTATCTGCTGTATAGTCTGTAACGTTTTGGAGTCTATTATAAGTTTTCAACGTAATCTGCAGTTCTTGTTAGTGTTTGTTTACATGGT contains the following coding sequences:
- the LOC127627068 gene encoding proteasome activator complex subunit 3-like — encoded protein: MSSLLKVDNEIKTKVDAFRERITAEAEDLVANFFPKKLLELDQFLKDPIINIRELKEIHSEINLTVPDPILLTDIHDGLEGQNAKKRKLEDGAGEDKVGGTKVFVMPGGMMKSNGKLVDLIEKVKPEIRTLIEKCNTVKMWVQLLIPRIEDGNNFGVSIQEETVAELRTVEGEAASYLDQISRYYITRAKLVSKIAKYPHVEDYRRTVTEIDEKEYISLKIIVSELRNQYVTLHDMILKNIEKIKRPRSSNNDALY